In Marinobacter sp. LQ44, the following are encoded in one genomic region:
- a CDS encoding DUF302 domain-containing protein produces the protein MSYTIDQVIKDVDFEDVDRRARQALTDHGFGVLTEIDVKATMKKKLDKDMLAYRILGACNPGMAWEAIGVEPRVGAMLPCNVILREVSEGIEVSAVDPLASMSAIDNDELKQVAGKVRDMLSEVVESI, from the coding sequence ATGTCATACACGATCGATCAAGTTATCAAAGATGTCGATTTCGAGGACGTGGACAGAAGAGCGCGTCAGGCCCTCACTGATCACGGGTTCGGTGTGCTGACAGAAATTGATGTCAAAGCCACCATGAAGAAAAAGCTTGACAAGGATATGTTGGCCTATCGGATTCTCGGGGCCTGCAATCCTGGCATGGCCTGGGAAGCCATCGGTGTGGAGCCTCGCGTGGGTGCCATGCTGCCTTGCAACGTTATTCTTCGTGAGGTTTCGGAGGGCATTGAGGTAAGTGCAGTGGATCCATTGGCTTCCATGAGCGCCATCGATAATGACGAGCTCAAGCAGGTTGCCGGGAAGGTCAGGGATATGCTCTCTGAGGTTGTGGAATCGATCTGA
- a CDS encoding TorF family putative porin, translating to MKRRISTKDCLLSVGLLVTLQAVPLIASAGVSANLGITSNYLFRGVTQTDGSTATQGGLDYEHASGLYVGGWGSNVDFGDGTSYELDLYAGFSGVIEDIGYDVGYIYYSYPDAPESIDFGEIYGELSYSIVSIGVAYTANSDVSGEGLFVPGDIYYYASVDVPLEDDFSTGVLIGYYDFTDDGKASIGEASYGHAAVNVTKDAGSFGAFSVNLEYADIDSSNALGSVSSDDPKFWLGWTKSF from the coding sequence ATGAAAAGACGTATCTCGACTAAAGATTGTTTGCTAAGTGTTGGTTTGCTCGTAACTCTCCAAGCGGTCCCGTTAATTGCCAGCGCAGGTGTTAGTGCTAATTTGGGCATAACAAGCAACTACTTATTTCGCGGTGTGACACAAACAGATGGCTCAACGGCGACGCAAGGCGGGCTTGACTACGAACATGCGTCGGGGCTTTATGTTGGCGGCTGGGGCTCCAATGTGGATTTCGGCGATGGGACGAGCTACGAGCTTGATCTTTATGCTGGCTTCTCCGGTGTAATTGAGGATATCGGTTACGATGTTGGCTACATTTATTACTCTTACCCTGATGCTCCTGAATCTATTGATTTTGGCGAAATATACGGAGAGTTGAGTTACAGCATTGTATCTATAGGTGTTGCTTACACAGCAAACAGCGACGTAAGCGGCGAAGGGCTGTTCGTTCCAGGCGATATCTATTATTACGCATCAGTTGATGTGCCACTGGAAGACGATTTCAGCACAGGTGTTTTGATTGGCTATTATGATTTCACTGATGATGGCAAGGCGTCTATTGGCGAGGCGAGCTACGGACATGCAGCTGTTAACGTCACCAAAGATGCGGGAAGCTTTGGAGCTTTTAGTGTTAATCTGGAGTACGCTGATATCGATTCAAGTAACGCACTTGGTTCGGTCAGTTCGGACGACCCGAAGTTTTGGCTGGGCTGGACTAAGTCTTTTTAA
- a CDS encoding copper resistance protein B, whose translation MSCIRSLVAVSFLASIGVSTAVTAQEMISDTTARKQPLTTWGVQFEEFEYRYSDDDEELGVWNADAFYGTDELKLRWISKGEYSLEERAYESLENQLVGQIPISKFFDAKAGVRFDTPEGPDRTYAVLGVAGLAPQWFEVDANLYVSNEGETSAELDAEYELLLTNYWILSATLDATVAFSEDREIGIGKGLVSTETGLRLRYDLIDRAFSPYVGVVHERKYGDSADLAEASGGGTEDWFVVIGARIAF comes from the coding sequence ATGAGTTGTATTCGATCACTTGTCGCCGTCAGTTTTCTTGCCTCTATTGGTGTCTCAACGGCGGTGACAGCTCAGGAAATGATTTCCGACACCACGGCTCGTAAACAGCCGCTCACAACCTGGGGCGTTCAATTCGAGGAATTTGAGTACCGCTACAGCGACGATGACGAGGAGCTGGGCGTCTGGAATGCGGATGCCTTCTACGGCACCGACGAGCTGAAACTCCGGTGGATTTCAAAAGGTGAGTACAGCCTGGAGGAGCGGGCCTACGAATCACTGGAAAACCAGCTGGTCGGCCAGATCCCCATTTCCAAGTTCTTCGACGCCAAAGCGGGTGTTCGCTTCGACACCCCCGAGGGACCGGATCGCACTTATGCCGTGTTGGGTGTCGCTGGGCTTGCACCGCAATGGTTTGAGGTTGACGCCAACCTGTATGTGAGCAATGAAGGTGAGACGTCCGCTGAACTTGACGCAGAGTACGAGCTGCTGCTCACTAACTATTGGATCCTTTCCGCAACGCTGGATGCGACGGTAGCGTTCAGTGAAGACAGGGAAATTGGCATCGGCAAAGGATTGGTTTCCACCGAAACCGGCCTCCGGCTCCGCTACGACCTGATAGACCGTGCGTTCTCACCCTACGTGGGTGTGGTGCACGAGCGTAAGTATGGCGATAGCGCTGACCTGGCCGAGGCGAGCGGCGGCGGCACAGAAGACTGGTTTGTCGTGATCGGCGCTCGAATCGCCTTCTGA
- a CDS encoding response regulator transcription factor, which produces MKVLIVEDNAVLAEKISVWLAKENFTVDVAQNGKEANFFVETSSYQAIILDIGLPDENGLSLMQKWRSSGRDEAILILTARSNWTERVEGLNAGADDYLPKPFEFDELKARLSAIIRRKDGRATDKIIVDGFLLNATYRTLTTPDHKEFRLTATEYRLLQCFLRSPDRVFSQDELVEALYNIERCPTRNVVQVYIARLRKILGKKRIKTLRGQGYYFARDSLQKRVEA; this is translated from the coding sequence ATGAAGGTTCTAATTGTCGAAGACAACGCGGTACTCGCAGAAAAAATCTCCGTTTGGCTTGCGAAGGAAAACTTTACTGTAGATGTTGCCCAAAACGGAAAAGAGGCAAATTTCTTCGTAGAGACAAGCAGTTATCAGGCGATCATTCTGGATATAGGACTGCCCGACGAGAACGGGCTTTCTTTGATGCAAAAATGGAGAAGCAGTGGCAGAGATGAAGCTATTCTTATTCTAACTGCCCGCTCCAACTGGACAGAGAGAGTTGAGGGCTTGAATGCCGGGGCAGACGATTATCTTCCAAAACCCTTCGAATTCGATGAACTAAAAGCTCGACTTAGCGCCATAATACGAAGAAAAGACGGGCGAGCAACTGATAAGATCATCGTGGATGGTTTTCTACTTAATGCAACCTATAGAACCCTAACAACTCCCGATCATAAAGAGTTCAGACTAACCGCAACGGAGTACCGCCTTTTACAATGCTTTCTTCGCTCTCCTGACAGAGTTTTCTCACAGGACGAACTTGTTGAAGCACTCTATAATATCGAAAGGTGCCCAACCAGAAATGTCGTTCAAGTCTACATAGCCAGGCTCAGAAAGATACTCGGAAAAAAACGAATAAAAACATTGAGAGGACAAGGATATTACTTTGCAAGAGATTCTCTTCAAAAAAGGGTTGAAGCTTAA
- a CDS encoding response regulator transcription factor, with amino-acid sequence MRLLLVEDDRLLAEGLRGQLEKAGFSVDTTYTAKEAAILGEQEDYRAVVLDLGLPDGNGLDVLRKWRKHQVVCPVLILTARGDWHDKVEGLKAGADDYLAKPFQTEELIARLNAIVRRSEGRIHSMVKAGRFELDENRQSLKSEDGTEHSLTGTEFRLLRCLMSRPGHVFSKEQLMEQLYNLNDSPNENVIEAYIRRLRKLVGNDTIATRRGQGYLFNDAV; translated from the coding sequence ATGCGATTACTGCTCGTTGAAGATGACCGTTTGCTGGCTGAAGGATTACGTGGTCAGCTTGAAAAGGCAGGGTTCAGCGTTGATACGACCTACACCGCCAAAGAAGCCGCGATTCTGGGCGAGCAGGAGGACTATCGGGCCGTCGTTCTGGATCTTGGCCTTCCTGACGGCAATGGATTAGACGTATTAAGGAAGTGGCGAAAACATCAGGTCGTCTGTCCGGTGCTTATTCTGACCGCCAGGGGCGACTGGCACGACAAGGTGGAAGGCCTTAAAGCTGGAGCGGATGACTACCTTGCAAAACCCTTTCAGACCGAAGAACTCATCGCCCGGCTTAACGCCATTGTGCGTCGAAGCGAAGGTCGCATTCATTCAATGGTCAAAGCCGGACGCTTCGAACTGGATGAGAATCGTCAAAGCCTGAAATCCGAGGATGGCACGGAGCACAGCCTCACCGGCACGGAATTTCGCCTGCTGCGCTGTCTGATGAGCCGTCCCGGCCATGTGTTCTCGAAAGAACAATTAATGGAACAGCTTTACAACCTGAACGACAGCCCGAATGAGAACGTCATCGAAGCCTATATCCGCAGACTGCGAAAACTGGTTGGCAACGACACCATTGCAACCCGTCGCGGCCAGGGGTATCTGTTTAATGACGCGGTTTAG
- a CDS encoding YncE family protein: MNHSLRKQCIAGITASVAMSFSLMVAADTNRAFVPMGTADAVGVIDLENRKVTSSIGGTLNTHGSALTPDGRHLVVGSLSAHDRQEPVSRPEGVSEDEHAAHHGGGQSTELEAGSTGLLYLVNTATKTIDRKLEVPGPVHHVLVTSNGRYAVSTHPASGSISVVDLDSGQLVKTVATGPAPNYLVQTDDGQSLLVSNTGNGTVSEVDTEHWFVERNLRVGGNPEHMVLAPGNQRLYVNDAASGQVLVLELAKGAVANRYEVGEAPHGVGLSADGQTLYATSQGGNQVVRIELASGARHTRPLAPAPYHLAVSPYDGQLLVTSRAENKLWVLDPESLDVVDEIALSGIGHQISLEAH, translated from the coding sequence ATGAACCATTCGTTGCGCAAGCAGTGTATTGCTGGTATCACGGCCAGTGTCGCTATGAGTTTTTCGCTGATGGTGGCCGCAGACACGAACCGGGCATTTGTTCCCATGGGCACAGCGGATGCCGTCGGCGTTATTGATCTGGAAAACCGCAAGGTGACGTCGTCCATTGGCGGCACCCTGAATACCCACGGTTCGGCACTGACCCCGGATGGCCGGCATCTGGTGGTGGGTAGTTTGTCGGCGCATGATCGTCAGGAGCCGGTTAGTCGCCCCGAAGGCGTTTCAGAAGATGAACACGCCGCTCATCATGGGGGCGGGCAGTCTACTGAATTGGAAGCAGGGAGTACCGGGCTGCTCTATTTGGTGAACACGGCCACAAAGACGATTGACCGCAAACTGGAAGTGCCGGGGCCGGTGCACCATGTGCTGGTGACTTCCAACGGTCGCTATGCCGTTTCCACGCATCCTGCCAGTGGCAGTATCAGCGTTGTGGATCTGGATTCCGGTCAGTTGGTCAAAACTGTGGCGACGGGGCCGGCCCCCAACTATCTGGTGCAAACCGACGACGGCCAATCCCTTCTGGTCAGCAATACCGGTAATGGCACGGTCAGCGAAGTGGATACCGAGCACTGGTTCGTCGAGCGCAATTTGCGAGTTGGCGGCAACCCAGAGCATATGGTGCTTGCCCCCGGCAACCAGCGGCTCTACGTGAATGATGCTGCATCCGGCCAGGTTCTTGTCCTTGAGCTTGCCAAAGGCGCGGTGGCGAACCGGTACGAGGTTGGGGAGGCGCCCCATGGCGTTGGCTTGAGCGCAGATGGCCAGACCCTCTATGCCACCAGCCAGGGCGGCAACCAAGTGGTCCGGATTGAGCTAGCCAGCGGCGCCCGCCACACCAGGCCGCTGGCTCCTGCGCCCTATCATCTTGCGGTCTCTCCCTACGATGGCCAGCTACTGGTGACCAGTCGGGCAGAGAACAAGCTTTGGGTGCTCGACCCGGAATCCCTCGATGTGGTTGATGAGATCGCGCTGAGCGGCATAGGCCATCAGATATCCCTTGAGGCCCACTAG
- a CDS encoding DUF2933 domain-containing protein has translation MDRRFKITLAMFAVIALVLLWGEHKVHLLGALPWLILLACPLIHIFMHGGHGGHGGHGGHGGHGGHNHQAEQPGKSGEQRDD, from the coding sequence ATGGATCGACGCTTTAAAATTACCTTGGCAATGTTTGCCGTTATCGCACTGGTTTTACTCTGGGGAGAACACAAGGTTCATCTGCTTGGCGCCTTGCCCTGGCTGATACTGCTTGCTTGTCCGCTGATCCATATTTTTATGCACGGAGGGCACGGAGGGCACGGAGGGCATGGAGGACATGGAGGACATGGAGGACATAACCACCAGGCAGAGCAACCGGGAAAGAGTGGAGAGCAGCGTGATGACTGA
- a CDS encoding heavy metal translocating P-type ATPase produces the protein MAEHHHAHDHDHHADKEPGGHTAKDPVCGMAVDPHTAEHRSQHGGKTWYFCSSRCQSKFDEDPEQYLDWEKKQQEPVAPGTMYTCPMHPEIRQQGPGDCPICGMALEPEQVSLDDGPSEELKDMTRRFWIGLVLALPVLVLEMGGHLTGLDHIIAPQMSNWIQLVLATPVVLWCGWPFFVRGWKSVVSRNLNMFTLIAIGTGVALIYSLVATLAPQIFPGAFRQEDGSVAVYFEAAAVIVVLVLLGQVLELRAREKTSGAIKALLDLAPATARKLDDDGSESDVSLDQVKVGDRLRVRPGDKVPLDGEVLEGSSNVDESMVTGEPLAVSKKSGDQVIGGSINQQGSFIMRADKVGRDTMLSQIVQMVASAQRSRAPIQGLADKVAGYFVPAVIVIAIIAFIAWSLFGPTPPMAFGLIAAVSVLIIACPCALGLATPMSIMVGVGRGAQSGVLIRDAEALERMEKVDTVVVDKTGTLTEGKPQVTRLVAANGFDDSSLMRYAGGLEKGSEHPLAHAILDKAKGMDLKLPDAEDFDSPNGKGVTGRIDGKRVLLGNRLLMESENVDTTRFDGDADQLRKDGATVIFAAVDGNVAGLLAIADPVKETTEAAISALQKDGIRVVMLTGDNRTSAEAVARKLHIDEVEAEVLPEDKGKIVQRLKDEGCVVVMAGDGVNDAPALATADVGVAMGTGTDVAIESAGITLLRGDLMGIVEARRLSLATMRNIRQNLFFAFVYNSAGVPIAAGVLYPFFGILLSPIFAAAAMSLSSVSVIVNALRLRVVKLGSKQ, from the coding sequence ATGGCTGAGCACCATCACGCCCATGACCACGATCACCACGCCGATAAAGAACCTGGCGGGCACACCGCCAAGGATCCGGTTTGCGGCATGGCAGTCGATCCGCATACCGCGGAACACCGCAGCCAGCATGGCGGTAAAACCTGGTACTTCTGCTCGTCGCGTTGCCAGTCCAAATTCGACGAGGACCCTGAGCAGTACCTCGATTGGGAAAAGAAACAGCAAGAGCCGGTAGCGCCGGGCACTATGTATACCTGTCCCATGCACCCCGAGATTCGGCAGCAAGGGCCAGGGGACTGCCCAATCTGCGGCATGGCCCTAGAGCCCGAGCAGGTAAGCCTGGACGACGGGCCCTCGGAAGAACTCAAAGACATGACCCGCCGATTCTGGATCGGCCTGGTGCTGGCCCTGCCTGTACTGGTACTGGAGATGGGTGGGCACCTCACCGGACTCGATCACATTATAGCCCCGCAGATGTCCAACTGGATTCAACTGGTGCTGGCAACGCCTGTGGTGCTCTGGTGCGGTTGGCCCTTCTTCGTCCGGGGTTGGAAATCCGTGGTTAGCCGTAACTTGAACATGTTTACGCTCATTGCCATTGGTACCGGCGTCGCGCTGATCTACAGCCTGGTGGCGACCCTGGCGCCGCAGATCTTCCCAGGCGCCTTCCGGCAGGAAGACGGGTCGGTCGCCGTCTACTTCGAGGCGGCTGCTGTCATCGTGGTGCTGGTGCTGCTGGGGCAGGTGCTGGAATTGCGTGCCAGAGAGAAAACCTCTGGTGCCATCAAGGCCCTGCTGGATCTGGCACCGGCGACGGCCAGAAAACTGGACGACGATGGCAGCGAATCCGATGTGTCGCTTGATCAGGTCAAGGTCGGTGACCGCTTGCGGGTACGTCCGGGAGACAAGGTGCCGTTGGACGGCGAGGTGCTTGAAGGCAGCTCCAACGTGGATGAATCCATGGTGACCGGTGAGCCTTTGGCAGTCAGCAAAAAATCCGGCGACCAGGTGATCGGTGGTAGCATCAACCAGCAGGGCAGTTTCATCATGCGGGCGGACAAGGTCGGCCGGGACACCATGCTGTCTCAGATCGTGCAGATGGTGGCCAGCGCCCAACGTAGCCGTGCACCGATTCAGGGGCTGGCCGACAAGGTCGCGGGCTATTTCGTGCCAGCGGTGATAGTGATCGCCATTATCGCCTTTATAGCCTGGTCATTGTTCGGGCCCACGCCGCCTATGGCGTTCGGGCTGATTGCAGCGGTCAGTGTTCTGATCATTGCCTGCCCTTGCGCACTTGGCTTGGCGACGCCCATGTCCATCATGGTGGGTGTCGGACGCGGTGCTCAAAGTGGCGTTCTGATTCGCGATGCGGAAGCCTTGGAGCGTATGGAGAAGGTGGACACCGTGGTGGTGGATAAAACCGGCACGCTGACAGAGGGCAAGCCGCAAGTCACCCGGCTTGTCGCGGCCAACGGGTTCGATGACAGTAGTCTCATGCGTTATGCAGGCGGCCTGGAGAAAGGCAGTGAGCACCCACTGGCTCACGCCATACTCGATAAAGCCAAGGGCATGGACCTGAAGCTTCCGGATGCGGAAGACTTTGACTCTCCGAATGGTAAAGGGGTTACCGGTCGAATAGACGGCAAGCGGGTGCTACTTGGTAACCGCCTTCTCATGGAGTCGGAAAATGTCGACACCACGCGATTTGACGGCGACGCCGACCAGCTCCGAAAAGATGGTGCTACCGTGATTTTTGCTGCTGTCGACGGAAACGTCGCAGGGTTGCTGGCGATTGCCGATCCGGTCAAGGAAACCACCGAAGCCGCTATTTCCGCGCTGCAAAAAGACGGCATCCGGGTGGTCATGCTGACCGGCGATAACCGCACTTCAGCTGAAGCAGTTGCCCGAAAACTGCATATCGACGAAGTGGAAGCGGAAGTCCTGCCGGAAGATAAGGGCAAGATCGTCCAGCGCCTGAAAGACGAAGGCTGTGTTGTCGTGATGGCGGGTGACGGCGTAAACGATGCGCCTGCACTGGCAACGGCGGATGTCGGTGTGGCCATGGGCACCGGGACCGATGTCGCCATCGAAAGCGCCGGCATTACGCTGCTACGCGGCGACCTGATGGGCATTGTCGAGGCGCGCCGTTTGTCTCTGGCGACCATGCGCAATATCCGTCAGAACCTGTTTTTCGCCTTCGTTTACAACTCCGCCGGTGTTCCGATAGCGGCAGGGGTTTTGTACCCGTTTTTCGGGATACTGCTGTCGCCCATTTTTGCAGCGGCCGCCATGTCGCTGTCCTCGGTCAGCGTGATCGTGAATGCGCTGCGTTTGAGGGTGGTGAAACTCGGGTCAAAGCAATGA
- a CDS encoding copper resistance system multicopper oxidase, with protein sequence MKTRLLTGLLSLLMPAMVMAGEYDLTVDRVKIDTGDFVKEGIGYNGASPGPVMRFKEGENVKINVTNNLDEMTSIHWHGLILPFDQDGVPGISFPGIKPGETFTYEFPIQQAGTYWFHSHSGFQEPDGAYGAIVIEPEGREPFRYDREYVVQLTDKHPHSGDRIMRNLKMMPDYYNREQQTVGEFFSDVSKNGLMNTVSDRMAWGGMRMMKADVEDIHGFTGLINGKGPDQNWTGLFEPGERIRLRFINSSAMTYFDIRIPGLDMTVVQADGNNVQPVNVDEFRIGVAETYDVIVRPRDKQAYTIFAESMGRSGYARATLAPEEGMEAAVPQLREPARLTMADMSGMAGMDHGSMSGMDHGNMDMNSSEGMSGMDHSNMEDMDHSDMSGMDHGSMVMGKEGPSDPFYAKGSGLVPTAANGGKFLSYADLKAQDPLYEDREPTREIELRLTGNMERYIWSINGVKYEDADPIRLKYGERVRFKFVNETMMTHPMHLHGMWSILDVGAGQWNPIKHTINVNPGTTVYMETEVDAPGQWAFHCHLSYHAAAGMFLKVIIEGGPDSTQAKTDVIAEDGGEA encoded by the coding sequence ATGAAAACACGCCTACTGACAGGACTTTTAAGCCTGCTGATGCCAGCCATGGTTATGGCCGGTGAGTACGACCTGACGGTCGACCGGGTAAAAATTGATACTGGCGATTTCGTGAAAGAAGGCATTGGATACAATGGCGCATCTCCGGGACCGGTGATGCGCTTCAAAGAAGGCGAAAACGTAAAGATCAACGTGACCAATAACCTGGACGAGATGACGTCCATTCACTGGCACGGCCTGATCCTTCCTTTTGATCAGGACGGTGTGCCTGGTATCAGCTTTCCAGGCATCAAGCCGGGTGAAACCTTTACCTATGAATTTCCTATCCAGCAGGCAGGCACCTACTGGTTCCACAGCCACTCTGGTTTTCAGGAGCCGGACGGCGCCTATGGTGCCATTGTCATCGAGCCCGAGGGCCGTGAGCCATTCCGCTACGATCGTGAATACGTGGTGCAGCTGACTGACAAGCACCCCCATTCCGGTGACCGCATCATGCGCAACCTGAAAATGATGCCGGATTACTACAATCGCGAGCAGCAAACCGTTGGCGAGTTTTTCTCGGACGTGTCAAAAAATGGCCTGATGAACACCGTCAGTGACCGTATGGCCTGGGGTGGCATGCGGATGATGAAAGCGGACGTTGAGGATATCCATGGCTTTACGGGCCTGATCAACGGCAAAGGCCCGGACCAGAACTGGACGGGACTCTTTGAGCCGGGCGAACGCATTCGGCTGCGATTCATCAACTCTTCTGCGATGACCTACTTCGACATCCGGATTCCTGGTCTGGACATGACGGTTGTCCAGGCTGATGGCAACAACGTTCAGCCGGTCAATGTGGACGAATTCCGGATTGGTGTGGCGGAAACCTACGATGTGATCGTTCGCCCGAGAGACAAGCAGGCCTACACCATTTTTGCTGAATCCATGGGGCGGTCCGGCTATGCCAGGGCAACGTTGGCCCCCGAAGAGGGTATGGAAGCGGCCGTGCCGCAACTGCGCGAACCGGCGCGCCTGACCATGGCTGACATGAGCGGTATGGCCGGCATGGACCATGGCAGCATGTCTGGCATGGATCATGGGAACATGGATATGAACAGCTCGGAAGGTATGTCCGGAATGGATCACTCCAACATGGAAGATATGGATCATTCTGACATGTCCGGCATGGATCATGGTTCCATGGTGATGGGAAAAGAAGGCCCAAGCGATCCCTTTTATGCCAAGGGAAGTGGCCTTGTGCCCACAGCGGCCAATGGCGGCAAGTTCCTCTCTTACGCTGACTTGAAGGCTCAGGATCCGCTGTACGAAGACCGGGAACCGACCCGGGAAATAGAGCTTCGCCTGACCGGTAATATGGAGCGTTACATCTGGAGCATTAATGGCGTCAAGTATGAAGACGCCGATCCGATTCGTCTCAAATACGGTGAGCGGGTCCGTTTCAAGTTTGTGAATGAAACCATGATGACACACCCCATGCACCTGCACGGCATGTGGTCGATTCTGGACGTTGGCGCCGGCCAGTGGAACCCGATCAAACATACAATCAACGTGAACCCGGGCACCACGGTTTACATGGAAACCGAGGTCGACGCGCCCGGCCAGTGGGCGTTCCACTGTCACCTGTCCTATCACGCGGCCGCTGGTATGTTCCTCAAGGTAATTATTGAAGGTGGGCCAGATTCAACGCAGGCCAAAACAGACGTGATTGCTGAAGATGGAGGTGAGGCATGA
- a CDS encoding cupredoxin domain-containing protein: MNASKLIVAAAAMSMSAATLAAGAHGGGHGASSGEPGKASEASRTITVEMYDNYYEPEEISVKPGETVRFVVENKGNLVHEFNVGTPDMHEAHQEEMMMMVEHGVIQGGKLNQDMMNMDMGNGKTMKHDDPNSVLLEPGQSKEVIWKFSDKGNIEFACNVPGHYQAGMYGDVNFE; the protein is encoded by the coding sequence ATGAACGCATCCAAGTTGATTGTTGCAGCCGCTGCCATGTCAATGTCCGCAGCGACCCTCGCCGCCGGTGCTCATGGCGGTGGCCATGGTGCCAGCAGCGGCGAACCGGGTAAAGCCTCGGAAGCCTCTCGCACTATTACAGTGGAAATGTACGACAACTACTACGAACCCGAAGAAATCAGTGTGAAGCCTGGTGAAACCGTTCGCTTCGTGGTGGAGAACAAAGGAAACCTCGTGCATGAGTTCAATGTTGGCACTCCCGACATGCATGAAGCTCATCAAGAGGAAATGATGATGATGGTTGAGCATGGCGTGATCCAGGGCGGCAAGCTCAACCAGGACATGATGAACATGGATATGGGCAATGGCAAAACCATGAAGCATGACGACCCGAACAGCGTGTTGCTGGAGCCCGGCCAAAGCAAAGAAGTGATTTGGAAGTTTTCTGATAAAGGCAATATCGAATTCGCCTGCAACGTGCCAGGCCACTACCAGGCCGGCATGTACGGTGACGTTAACTTTGAGTAA
- a CDS encoding APC family permease: MNREEDRTTRYQEGSLTLPGTVMLGTGVMIGAGIFALTGQMAQMTGVLFPLAFLAAAVIVSFSAYSYIKISNAYPSAGGIGMYLHKAYGNRLPTAFNALLMYFSMVIAQSFLARTFGSYTMQLFGGDDSGRMVPILGVALILAAFLINLLGNRMIQGVASFIGILKIGGILIFGLVGVWIADSISVDFSEPGEAGALGNFLGATALGILAFKGFTTITNSGSEVIDPKRNVGRAIVISIAACVVIYTLVGFAVASNLSLAEIIETQDYSLAAAARPALGDYGVWFTVAIAMMATAGGILASVFAVSRMLAMLTEMKLVPHRHFGMPGSIQKHTLVYTVVLGLILTAFFDLSRIAALGIVFYLIMDIAIHWGVLRYLRKDIKANTWVPATAILLDLLALGGFVWVKLNTDPFVISVAVVTMIVIAVSEQIFLKRSPESAQAKQEESHAHHH, translated from the coding sequence ATGAACAGGGAGGAAGATCGAACCACTCGCTATCAGGAAGGCAGCCTCACTCTGCCCGGAACCGTCATGCTGGGTACCGGCGTCATGATTGGCGCCGGTATTTTTGCGTTGACCGGGCAGATGGCCCAGATGACCGGCGTACTTTTCCCGCTGGCCTTTCTCGCTGCGGCGGTGATTGTGAGCTTCAGCGCCTATTCCTACATCAAGATCTCCAACGCCTACCCGTCGGCCGGGGGCATTGGTATGTACTTGCATAAAGCTTACGGAAACCGGCTGCCAACGGCTTTCAACGCCCTGTTGATGTACTTTTCCATGGTGATCGCCCAGAGCTTCCTGGCCCGCACCTTTGGCTCTTACACCATGCAACTATTCGGCGGGGATGACAGTGGCCGCATGGTGCCCATTCTCGGCGTGGCGCTCATTCTTGCGGCCTTTCTGATCAACCTGCTGGGCAATCGGATGATTCAAGGGGTGGCTTCCTTTATCGGGATCCTGAAAATCGGCGGCATACTGATTTTCGGTCTGGTCGGGGTCTGGATTGCCGACTCAATCTCGGTTGATTTTTCGGAGCCCGGTGAAGCCGGAGCGCTGGGCAACTTCCTGGGCGCAACCGCACTGGGGATTCTGGCGTTCAAAGGCTTTACGACCATCACCAACAGTGGTTCGGAAGTAATAGACCCAAAGCGAAACGTCGGGCGCGCCATCGTGATTTCCATTGCCGCCTGCGTGGTGATCTACACGCTGGTGGGCTTCGCGGTCGCCAGCAACCTGTCACTGGCTGAAATTATCGAAACGCAGGATTACTCCCTCGCTGCTGCTGCGCGTCCCGCTCTCGGCGATTACGGTGTCTGGTTTACTGTCGCTATTGCCATGATGGCCACGGCGGGCGGTATTCTCGCCAGCGTCTTCGCGGTATCCCGCATGCTGGCGATGCTGACGGAGATGAAGCTCGTACCACATCGGCATTTTGGCATGCCCGGCAGCATCCAGAAACACACACTGGTGTATACCGTTGTCCTGGGGCTGATCCTCACCGCCTTCTTTGATCTGTCACGAATTGCCGCGCTGGGTATCGTGTTTTACCTGATTATGGACATTGCCATTCACTGGGGTGTACTGCGCTATCTTCGCAAAGACATCAAGGCCAACACCTGGGTGCCAGCAACAGCCATCTTGTTGGATCTTTTGGCGCTGGGCGGCTTCGTCTGGGTAAAGCTTAATACGGACCCGTTCGTCATCAGCGTGGCAGTCGTGACCATGATCGTGATTGCAGTATCCGAGCAGATTTTCCTTAAAAGATCACCGGAATCGGCGCAAGCGAAACAGGAAGAGAGTCATGCGCATCATCATTAA